The following are from one region of the Epinephelus fuscoguttatus linkage group LG11, E.fuscoguttatus.final_Chr_v1 genome:
- the LOC125896810 gene encoding trace amine-associated receptor 1-like, producing MAPEVNRTDVNDIHPCYEIYNVSFILTSTPSTICVLIYIFLGSLSVVTVCGNLLVIISIIYFKQLHTPTNSLILSLAVADLLVGVVVFPLSMAFSLSSCLHYEHLFCKVRDSFDVTLSTASILNLCCISIDRYYAVCQPLTYRTRINVKVVVVMILVSWSVSVSVAIGFLIPELNHEKCDDNCFIDLPLAQILGLIFSFYLPVIIMLCIYLKIFLVAQRQARSIRNTTCQSTKCGATVGKNERKATKTLATVMGVFLMCWTPFFLCYTFQLLDNVSVPLPLFETLNWLTLSNSMLNPFIYAFFYSWFRSAFRMIISGKIFKGDFADTKLL from the coding sequence ATGGCACCAGAAGTCAACCGCACTGATGTGAATGACATACATCCCTGTTATGAAATATATAATGTCTCCTTCATACTGACAAGCACTCCTTCTACAATATgtgttttaatatatattttccttGGGTCATTATCTGTTGTCACAGTATGTGGAAACCTTCTGGTAATAATCTCTATCATTTACTTCAAACAGCTCCACACTCCTACAAactctctcatcctctctctgGCTGTAGCTGACCTGCTTGTTGGTGTTGTAGTTTTTCCTCTCAGCATGGCCTTCTCTCTTAGTTCATGTTTACATTatgaacatttattttgcaaagtgAGAGATAGCTTTGATGTAACACTGAGCACAGCTTCCATTCTGAATTTATGTTGTATTTCCATAGACAGATATTATGCAGTGTGTCAGCCTCTGACATACAGAACTAGGATAAATGTTAAAGTTGTTGTGGTCATGATCCTGGTCAGCTGGAGTGTGTCTGTTTCAGTAGCCATTGGTTTTCTAATTCCAGAATTAAACCATGAAAAATGTGACgataattgttttattgatCTTCCACTTGCACAAATTTTGGGActcattttctcattttaccTCCCAGTGATCATAATGCTCTGTATCTACCTGAAGATTTTCCTTGTGGCACAGAGACAGGCACGCAGCATCAGGAAcacaacatgtcagagcacaAAATGTGGAGCAACTGTAGGTAAAAATGAGAGAAAGGCCACCAAAACTCTTGCAACAGTTATGGGAGTTTTTCTGATGTGCTGGactcctttctttctctgttaTACTTTTCAGCTTTTGGATAATGTGTCAGTGCCACTTCCGCTGTTTGAAACTCTTAACTGGCTTACACTGTCAAATTCAATGCTCAATCCATTTATTTATGCTTTCTTTTACAGCTGGTTCAGGTCAGCTTTCAGAATGATCATTTCTGGGAAAATATTTAAAGGTGATTTTGCAGATACAAAACTGCTTTGA